TATGAAAAGCTGATACGCCTCATTTCCAAGTAAAATTCAGTAGCTGTCAGGAGCCAAACAACCAAGGATGTACAGGCACAGGCACACTTTCTAAAATGCAGGTTTTATTATGCCCCCAAAAAGATGCAGATAATATCCAAGAAACATAACCATGAAAATAGGCTATTTTAagaaaaagtgtaaataaaaaaacaatccttCTCATggcgtcacagcagatggttAATTCGATTTGGTTGGTCTCTGCACTTAAACCATTTCCACTCCCAAGCCACCCACAGGCTGGAGCAGCAGACAGGTAGCAGATCAGCTGCGTGGCTGTGGATGTGACCATCACGAGCTTCAGTCATGCCTtacaaatgaaaacatgtaATTGGGCCCATCAGGAACTGAATGCTAAACTTAGCTTATAGTAGAAAACTTTAAATGATGTTTAAAAGCGTTTTATATTCATGTGATGATGTAGTTATAAAAAACTGTCACACCTCCTAACAAATGAAATCATCTTACCCATTTAGGAAATGCATTTTGAAGCTTAAACCATTAAATAAGATGACGTCACTCTACGGTTGTGTTTCAGGTGCGTGAAGGGTGAAGGTGAGATCGAGAAGCTCCAGGCCAAAGTGGTGGAGCTAAGGAGGAAACTGGATGACACGACGGCTGCCATGCAGGAGCTCGGCAGAGAGAACCAGTCACTTCAGGTCAGCACCAAAACTCAGAAATTCTAAAATAATGAGATGATGAAAAAGGAGGCTCTTTATCATAGCGATAAAGTTAGACGTTGTCTGATTGTGCCAGCTTCTGTTGATCCTTTTAGATCAAACAGTCACAGAGTCTGACCAGAAAGTGGGCTGAGGATCATGAAGTGCAGAACTGCATGGCCTGTGGGAAAGGCTTCACCGTCACAGTCAGGAAGGTgggtattatttttgtttttaacccatAAGAGAGCACGTTTGAGTCGTTCCTTACCCTGagcctctcttcttctctctgaaTGTCCAGCACCACTGCAGACATTGTGGAAACATCTTCTGTGCCGAGTGTTCGTCAAGGAACGCCCTCACTCCATCCTCTAAAAAGCCAGTACGCGTGTGTGAGACATGCTTCGAGGAGCTCCAAggctgattttcttttgttttcccccctctcATTTCTTTAACCCTACTTACCCACCCACTCCTACCTCCCCCCACCCCTACCCTACCCTTCCCTTCATCCCTACCCTACCCTTTCTATTCCAATGGGCAGAAGAAGGCAtgtctttgtcatttttaatgtgCACTATAAAGGACAGACGCTGTGCAAAGACTCCCACCTGAATGTGACCTCTGACTCTGGTGTGGAGGGTAACGAGGAAAGGATTTTTGCTGAGGAAACACCGGAGCCGTGCGATGGGTCGGGGTAGGACTGGTTGGGATTGTCTGTATCTGTTTTTGTGCCTTTGCTACTCCTGTGGACTGCCAGAGAGCGGAGACAGTGGAAATCAAAACACCTACCATTTCTTTTAAGTTCGTATCCCACTAGTAAGTTATAAGGCATACGTTGTGAAATGTTTGGCATCATATTTGTTAAGACACTGCAAAAGTGAGTATTGTAAAAGTGATGTTGTAATCTGCCCTGCAAAGGTAAATGCAGTTAACTAGTATTTGCTTTTTATCGCTACAAAGCTCTGCAGCAGGCCCATCACAAAGATATGTGAGTTCTAATTTTGTTGCAAGAAAACTCTTAAAAACTTAAGCGATCTTGCATTTTTTTATACGTCACCTctcaaagtgtaaaaaaaaacacgcacacacttagTTGCTGGCAAAACGAGGCTGTGAAACCCTGTTGGGTTCAGGATTTCAGcaatctataaaaaaaaagttgtctgcAACACTGTGCAGTGGAAATGATTAAACATCCTTCTAGGgatttttaatcttaaaaatcagaaaaaccCTCCGTCAAAAGACTCGTGCACCAGCGTGTTTCTGTACAGACCTTCGGATCAGTTACTGCGCGTTTCCTTTGTGCGGCAGAGCGTTTGTGAGTCTGTTGGATTTAATGTATTCATGACCAAAGAATGTGTGCAGCAGGAATACAGCCGAGGTCTAACACCCTGACTTTGTTTCATTTATCAGTATTTTTCGACGTGTCGTCATTTTTAAGTCACGGGGTTGCATATTTTTATCTTGAAAACGGCATATGTGGCAATctgagaggcttttttttttacgtgaagtcgtgtttttgttttgttgtgtcctGTGCCACATTACTCTTAACGTgttattttcttcaaatcgtGGTGCTTTCTGCAGACTTAAAGGTGCCTGcatgttaacttttttttgttccttgCTGCTTGTCTCCACTCAGCAGCACTGACCTACTGGCTggagttgtgtgtttttgtatgcgTGTTCTGCTTTCAAGCAATAACTGTGGaggcgcgtgtgtgtgtgtgaagttgcTGTAACAGAGTGTGTATTTTAGTGTTAGGCCTGCTGTGTATGCTGAAATGCACTGTATGAATGTCGGCTGCTCAGAATCTCAGCTTCTCTCCGGCATGTTGCTCTTGGGGGCTTCGGTGCTGCTTTCAGGAGCAGCGGTTGCTGACGGCTCTCTGTCCAACGCGTCTGCTGCTGAGGACAATGTCAAAGTTGATTCCTGCTTTGTTTAATTTATAATTGTTGATCGCTCCTGGTAAGATCTTTTGTGCAGTTGTCAGTAGACTGGAGAAGGTCACGATGTAACAAGCAGCTTGCTTCAGACTTACTACGTTAGCTCTTATGCTTGTATGCTCATTACAAAAGAATGTCTGTCTCAGTTGCCATCTTTCAAAAACACCAGTCTTTTTGCTTCAGTGGTTTTGTTATGTCTACCTCAGATTGGCCCAGGAAAAGCACTATTTCTAAATGATAGACATCACAAATGTTGTATCTCTGCCTGCATTCGATGAGGGATTTTGTGACTGATCTATTATAGTGTACAGACCCGAAACTCTACAGAGATGATTTGCACCTTATCGTATTCTGGGCTTGTTCGTATGAGAGCTCAGCTACAAACATAGGACCACCGACTTTATACAGGCTTCGGCATTTCTAGCACCGCTGTactcaactgctcattaatacTAAGGCTGTCATCTTTGTAAATGTTTgtaatgaaagagaaaaataaaatctatataACACTCGTGGGTGTAGAAACATGATAACGGTGAAACTGTGTGGATTCATCGGCGTCTTACTCATTTTTACCAAACGGCACCACAAACGTGAAGACACTGAATTGTGGCTTGCTTTGTGTTGCTCTCACTTATCATGCATGATGACTTTACTGGCCTGTGGCTCACACGTTTCTCCATTGTTTAGTCATCATATTTGGCGGTTGTGAAAGTGTGTTTTCACGCAAACATCCTGCACGTCACCGCTCGCCTTTAGCAGCGTCGACGTGACTTTGGCTCACTGAAGCTGGATGAGGGAAGTGATTTATGTTCACATGCACCAGATGATTTTTCTAATTGTCATGGCAAACGTAAAATAAAACCTGCAGTATGTTTGTATCTTACCGTGTCATGTTTTTGTCGCTTTGCAGGAATGATTCTCGAAGCCTCTAAAAGCGCTGAAGTTTGAGAAATGCACACAGCAccaacaaacagcaaatgactGAAAGAGCAAATCACATCTGAACCCGATGTTCATTCAGTGAACATTTCCCACTACACTGATTAATCaagtagttttttaaatgaattctgGATGTTCTTCCATGCTGTCTCAAATATCGAATCCATGCTGTGATAAAATACAGAAAGTCTGAaaccacccctcatttctttatattttgctaataTAATTAATATTCTTCCTCTTCCAGGCTTTCtggaggtctttcaaagttttcctAATTTTCAGTCCTATCCTTGAACCTGACAATtcagacaattttttttttgttaaggaaCTTAAGAGTGTGCTATGAATCATTCAACCATAAAAAGGGCTGAACCAGTGTAGTATCTACAGATAGCAGACTACTTGGAACTTGGCATATCTTGGATGCTGTGCAGTATGTCCTTAaaaagatgagtggatgacaaAAGAAGAACAGATGGAAAATCCAGCAAATACTGGATCTGGCACTGgtgaagggtggctgtcaagaagccattattAAGGAAGGCAAACAGATAGAAAATGAGTGGTAACGGGTCTTGAATCcaaattttcttttagtttataCGTATTGATGACAATTTGAAAGGAGCTCAGGAGAGAGGAGCGGCAGTGAAGGtccacagccatctgtaaaccACGGTggaggctgcatttcagccagtggtgtctGAGATCTTGTCAGAATTAATCGTACATGTATTATAAATGCAGGAAAATACCATCACCACCATCTGCTATGCAATAACACCTGGAAAGCATCTAATTGGCaacggcttcatttttcagcatgacaatgatacATACTGTCAGTGCAGTAAAACCATACCTGGATATAAAAACaaacctggacctcaacattactaaagcagtgtgggatcgtctgcacagaaaatgaaacaaaagtgagaaacatcaaaagaagagccttgaatgtctttcaagaagcctggagaactgttcctgaaggACTGTAAGAAGTTACAAAAAGCGTGCCTAAGAGATCAAGCTGCAGTGGTCATACTAAACTTTCAAGCTCTTTAGAATGCACCTATAtcctatttttaaaatattaaataattaggggtggctgaagacttttgcacagtactgtatgaaGCACTATAAAACATCAGAAGTGATCAATAGCtcacagacaatttaaaaactgcatgaaaTGATGTGTGGAACGCTAAACCCAACGTTTTACTACATGATGAGATGTTTATTTCACACTACTGTAGCAGCTGCCTTCACAGTCAAACCGTTTACAAAATCATCCTAGTGCTAGTGCAGTCATTTACAAGACATCAGGGGGCAGTGAAGTGCACATTAACAGTAGAAACTTTTTCACATGGCTTCTAGTTCTGCTTGATGGGTCATATCTGCGAAGACTCCAGCCACAGCGAGGAGCTCTTTACTCGTGCCTGCTGAGAGTCCTGCTTCAGCAGCGCCGTCACTGCGCCCTCTATCTTTGACATCCATActctctggtggggaaaaaATGTTTAGAAAGAGAAATATCAGATTTACCAGTTTGATTAACTGATAATATTATAAATTGTATAGtttattatttctttgtaaTGTTTGTTGCTGTAAGCTGTCCTAAACAGCTTCACACAAGTAAGATTAAACAATAcagcaatttatttttattttcctatacATTGTTCATCTAAACCAAAATAACAGAAACCTTTAAAAAGATTAAATGTATAGCTATGAATTTTTtactataaataaatctgaacagACATGCATACAAACTGAATTTAGaaatcatttcaaatattttagctTCACTTTCAGGCCTCTGTAGAGTTCACATCTTGCAATGATGTTTTGCACAAGGCAGAAATGTTTGGATAAACTTATGACACATTGTTCTTCTGAACATAATGTGATCTGTGTCCTGCATGCTCTCTTTGGAAACATTTCAGGTATTCACAGTTGAATTGATCTACCTTGACAGCCTCTGACGCAGCTTGCAGGATGAATGCACCAATACACTGTTGGTAGCGGTTCTGGTGCATTACTATGAAAGAATGAGGCAACCCCGATGCTATCAAGAAAGTACAAATGCTTTCATTTAATAACACCAATGCACCACATGGCATGCAAACATAAACAGAGAGACGTGACCCTGAAGGATATTTTGATTCTGTTGACTGCTTTGCTACGATGTGCtacaaacatgtattttataaaaaatgGGTTTAGAGCTAGAAAACTCAATTAGTTGAATCTTAAAAATTTTACTTACAGGAGGCATTAAGTTGATCGATGTTTCTAAGTTGGAGTCGATCTAGAGAGATTGGCTGGTCGAGAACCGTGAAGGTGCATCCCTCCTTCAGCATCTGATCCAGCTCCAGGTTTTTCAGAGGATTCTGCTCTGGACCTATGGACCTCTGCACAGGATGTCAGGACATATATATGAAGTTATGAGGGATATGTAGTTAAGGCATCCTTGCACTAAATATCTATCACTAGCCTAGGTTAGAGTGAGCAAAGGTTAATGAGTGACCCACCTTCTTGTTTCTCTTCATCTTTGTAATCAGCAAGAATTCATCAAAGAGGAACATATAGACGTCTATGAGCTTTGCGTTCTCTGGGAATTAACCACAGAAAGACGACGTAAAGTTTTTAGTCAATTCGAAGCAGGAAGCGTGTGAAATGTGTTGGATTTATGCCAGCTGACACACCTGTGAGGACGAGTTTCCCTTCGTGCAGCAGACTCCTGTGAGAAATCAGATTATCCAGTGTGACAGCCTTCAGAAGATGTTTCAGattctaaaagaaagaaagtcacattagaaaacattttcaccTTTTAGCGCTTTTCAGACACATCGGTCTTTCCATTAATCTGACAGCAACTCAGCATGTTGGCTTCTGAATGAGCACCCTGGCCCTCTACTAGTAACATGTACATATCACTTTAAGCATAGCACGTCTTAACTGCATACTATTGGATTAATAAATAGGTATGCGCATGATAGCGAAAGAGCAAGTCACTCGTGTCTAATTTAAGATGCATCTTTGGTATTTCAAATGCAGATGAGCTGTCTGTGTGAGGGCTACAGGTAGCTGCTGCAAACAGgtagcacacaaaaacaaacacgttCACATAAACAGATGACAATGGCGGAAAGAACTAAATGTTCAAAACTGTGGTCACATTTAACTACGGTTACATGCTGACACTACCAGTACCACGGGTGTAAATAAGTATTGTCAGCACTGACGATAGTTAAATGCTCACAATACTTATATGCAACAAGTCATTTACATGTAAGACTTACACATCGCAACTCTCTACCACTGCTATCTGTGTTCACTTCAGTTCAGGtttgtttatatagcaccaTATCACAATAGTCCTCCTCAAGGCAATTTATGCTTTACTATATAACTTGCAATGTAAAAGCAAAGACTACAACAATTATACAGTCCCCCTATGAGCAGGCACTTGGGAAAAGCtttcttttaacaagaagaaacctccggaTCAGAACCAGGCTCACTGAGGGGCAGCTATCAAGGAACTGGTTCATGgtgaggagaaagagaagagaaaaaaaaatctgacaggacaaaacacaaatttcGGAAGAGAATGTGTGTCACAGTGTATGACAGGAAATCTCCCAGAAGCCTGTAGCAGCAAAACTATAGCAGCAACTATAAGTTAACTTTTCAAAAAGGAATGTTTTAATCAGTTTAGAAGGTATCTGTCTTCCAAATACAAACTGGGAGGTGGTTTCACAGTAGAAGCTCTTTCCCCATACAACTGTTGGGTGGGCTGGTCCCAttaaaacaaaagggaaaaaaataagtgCATTTACACACATGCAAGTTTCTCTCCTCTGGTGTCTGAGTCTTTCTGTTTCACAGCGTGCTCTGCACCTGGATGACAGACTTATTACCTTAGTATAAGTGCTATGAAATCAAGCTATTCATTAACTGTCTTCCTTTCACTGCTCTCACTTACACCAAGTGTTTGCTGCTCTTTCTATTTCGCTCTGTATGCAAAGCCCATTCCCTTGCCACATGTACGGCAGAGAGAAAGTGAAGATAAAATAACTACAGATGAAGAGAATACAAACAGAAGTGTTAATCCACCTACAATGATAGGGAAGAAAGACTCTcttggaaaaaagaagaagaagaagaatagtgCCGCTGTCATCCTCCCATTCAAATTGAAGCTAATATTTAAAGATGTGAAACTGAACTATTATCAAATGACACTGTAAAACTCTAAATACTGCTATTCATTGCTTTCAGATCTGATTTTCTGATAATTTGATCAGTTTATCTGATGATCATCAGGCACTGGAGGATAAAGTGTTGGCACATCTGTGTGACACGTTGCTCTTTCAACACAGTTCctgaagacacaaacacacccaaatagcaatatatacacaaacacaggacaGACCTCAGGGATGAAAGCACGCTTGTCCCTCTCCCATACAGGCAGCCAAACCAGGGCATCTCTCAACTGTTTCACTTTCTGGTAGTTATCCAGCCATTTGACCTTTCCTTCTAAATCACCTGTAAACAGAGAGGACAGGAGACTGAATGTCATTAAGGACAAAAACAGGTCCTCAGACTCAAATTGGTCACTGACAACTTCATTCATGTCTGACACGTCACACAAAACTCCTGCTACATTTCCTATGCCTTTTATTTTACGTAACATATACCTATgtaaaatatgcattttataATGTACCAAAGTGCATAATGATTACATTCATTTATAATGCTATACAGTGATGCCATACATGGGCGTGACCATATCGTGAGAGATTTCAGCTGTCTCTGCTTTTACAgtaaatatcccccacacccaCAGAGGACTTTGGTCTACACATCCTAGCTGTGATTACAATACTCATTGTCACCTACGCTTTACACAATCATAACCTTTTAAAAGGTGTGGTAAAACACACCTTTTTAATGGTTATGGGACAAGGTTTAATTAAAGATTTCTGAACCCTGAGCAGTTTCGTTTGGTACGGTTATTTGTTCAACGCGGCAACATGACATTGAGTTGAACGGCTGTAGAACATTTCCCACAGCCTGTCCTTCCAGTTATATAATAAACCGCCAAAACAGGTCTGCAAGCAGAGGCTtgcagtgaaaaataaatgGTCAAGGCCTCCTGGCTGATATCCAAAGCATGCAACCTGTGTGCTGACAGGCACTGATACTAGCTGGCCTGTTTATGTTGACAGACTTACGTCCACTTAAAAAACCCTTCTATCTAGATATGTTTGTAAACCACCAGGAGGCAAACACGTCGTGCTGAAGAAACACCTGAGTCATGATCAGCTGATTAACATTACTCAGACGCCTGACTCAAAACATTCATTTTGCAAGGTGACGAGACCTATGCAGGCGCTTTAATTTAGCAGGACTGAAACAGTAAAAGCAAATTTAGCCAAGCAGAGTCTCCTAATGAGGTCAGCCGAAATCAAAAGGAGAGCATTTTGATAACAGAAGGGAATTTTCGAATTCAGTGCTCACATATCGATTTATCCACTTGTTCTGCTATAAGTTCCAGCCCTCGGGCTTCGTCCTCCTTCTGGCATCTCTTTGCGATATTCCGCAACAGCAGCGGGTATCGAGTTAGCCTCTGCAGCGGTGCCACCAGCAGGTCACGCAGGTGAAGCCTTCGGCACTGCTTGCTCCTCTCACACCACTGAGGAGAAAAAAGGAGGGACAAAGAATGGGTACAGTGACAGAACGAGTGAGGTCAAATGTTTGAAAGGACTTGACTTTGTAGGGAAGGAGGGAGAGGATGGGCAGTGAAATGCCTGTGAGAAGAAATTATATGTAAGaccaaacacagtgacagttcCAGCAAACACACCAGCATGATGACAGGGAAAGTTACACAAGGTACAAACGGTGACATTCCTCCCATTGGCAGGCTGCTGTGACACTGAACTGATTGTTTGCTATTTGGGCACCAATGCTCCTGTGAGTCCTCTCTCACATTGGCACACAACACCTGCTGCATTGTCATGGTACACAGCGTCCTTCCCACTGTGCTGACTggcacgctcacacacacacagacacacaccagtaaGACCTCTCCTGTACCTTCACGTAAGTCCCAAAGTCCTCTCTGGGCTTCAGACTGTCCAGATACAGAAGAGCCGTGGAGTAGTTGAGGCAATACGTCTGCAGGCAGTGGCATATGCTCTCCTGGAAAGCCTGCCAGCAGACAGTAGTGTTAGACAAACACTGGGATACAGGCTGCTGGGTCGCATCAGCTGTTAAGCTGCAGATAAACATATCgtaaaaaagcacaaagagGATGccgcatgcacacatgcacgcacaaaaatgtccagtgtgtgtttgtaatggcATACATGCGTCTAAGATTGTCCTGTGATGTTTCTGTTAaacttttaataattttatgtAATTGTAACTAGAGTTAGGTAACCTTTTCCCTTCTCAGCGAGCTTTGAAGATGCCATATTTTCAACACGCTCTTGTCATGAGAGAAAGGAAGATGGAACAGATAATAACAAAGCACATACGTAGATTTCAAAGTACAGTTTAAATGCAAGCATGCTAAATTTGGTCAGTGAGAGCAtcgtgaaagaaagaaagtaaattcagctgtgtatttgtgttttcataAAAAACATCTGCATTAAGGGGACACTTTCCCGGGCACTAGTTATCACACTTGATTATTGGGCTATAAGACTCTGTGGAATGTGTTTTGTCCATGTGGGCAGCTAGAAATCTAGTCCAGCTTGAAGCTGTCGATTTTAGAGCAGGAGCTTCTCTCAGTCCATGGTGATGTAAAACGCTTGTGCAGTTACCAGTTCATAGCAGGCTGGAGCCTCGGTGGTTCCTAAGTTGTTCTTGAACATCCTAAACAAATTCCTCTCATGTGGCTATGCTTAAAGGCCAGGTATGTGCCAACAAACCAagcaatttaaatgaactcaaATTCCACCCTAACGAGCGATTAAATACCTGTATGTGCATTTTTAATCccgtgtggattagagaaaatccaaaataaagtcCAACTTGTGTAcccagttcttgttttttgaAGTCATTAAAGATATATGCTATACAATCAGCCTATCCTGGAAAATGAACAGTCCaaagaaatcataaaaaattaccaaaaaatGATCAGTGTACTTAAATGTTTGACCTCAACTGTACGAGAATATTACATTTTGGCTTTTCTGCACATTATATCAAGTCCAGCTGATCCTTAATAGCTAGAAGAAAATAAGAATGCTTCCCAAATAAGAGCTTAAGGTTAATAAATTCAAACTATGCAGCTATTTTTCaagtctttgaaaaaaaaagctgtttatgAAAATACTTTAAGGATTATATAATAATTAATCCAGATGAGCATATCATTCATACTTTTTCTATCTATTTTGATTGTCTTATCAGCGGGATAGTGAACACTGCTGTCACAGAGTCCAAATGTGAATCAAACTTGCCTTCCCCAGCAGATCCAGCAGGGTGGGACTGCCACCCTCAGTAATCTCCAACATGTTCTTGATAACGCGGAGGAGGCTGTTTAGGAAACCTGAGCTCACCTGGAGCAGAAAACAGTGTCAAATGTCACCACAGGGCCATGTGACATTTTTATAATATCACCGAGGTATTATGTTAAGATAATTGTTAACAAAGGTTTTTTACACCACATTATTTTTTGCTGACCATTAAATAAGCTTTAAATAAAAAGctagcattttaaaataatacagCTGTAACGACTCATCATTAGCCCTTTCATAGTAACTTTATGTTGATGTGACACCAAACCATGTTGTTTTAAGGATATGAAAGCAACTGTtgttaaaaatgatttacacAAACTCCTCATGCAAATGATTTGCATCATTTCTCACCAGGCAAAGCTCATTGAGATTCGCAAACAGCCTCCATGAGTCAATATCAGTCAGGCAGTTGGTCACCTGCAGGTTTGTGAGCGTAGCCGAAAACACCTGAGAGGCACAAAGAAAGCAGAAAGAGAATAGGTTCAAGGTCTCTCTCATGCCAGCATTAAATTTCAAATCCACTGGTGGAAAGACGGGAAAATCCAAAGAGACTTTTACACGAACTCCAAAGGCGGGAATTCAGTGAGAAGAATACAAAGAAGCAG
This Astatotilapia calliptera chromosome 7, fAstCal1.2, whole genome shotgun sequence DNA region includes the following protein-coding sequences:
- the plekhg7 gene encoding pleckstrin homology domain-containing family G member 7, giving the protein MQPYNAFEVAMSSLQHVILQDKDTDNEKKLDWSYIEWAENEVVTTGVADAETQTDSPSFEHKESQTSNPVIMHIDLKRTHSKMRHLSLVNPDNSAPPFFQFDRQAPGRISTSPTLRRMRSTRRPQIDFREPHRMGSTQEEQSSASTGSPISPLSPGHRVDSPLAASPLSDGEADHQPVSSSGQQRSRSHRSKTFDNSITSVEQECHSAHPFLIKDNGFPEDEVQEKESCHDRLYQRRRSSVVVSLPGLDVSPGDLFVSNGAADLLNDSNFADTKKSKWPFSRRSTSKGKPQTCTVSDIEKYLSTAQIQDWRNLELQRYKDYSLAEFLQDQSSQVSASSDPQGFKRQETIWELFTSECVYFMDQLMVLKEVFSATLTNLQVTNCLTDIDSWRLFANLNELCLVSSGFLNSLLRVIKNMLEITEGGSPTLLDLLGKAFQESICHCLQTYCLNYSTALLYLDSLKPREDFGTYVKWCERSKQCRRLHLRDLLVAPLQRLTRYPLLLRNIAKRCQKEDEARGLELIAEQVDKSICDLEGKVKWLDNYQKVKQLRDALVWLPVWERDKRAFIPENLKHLLKAVTLDNLISHRSLLHEGKLVLTENAKLIDVYMFLFDEFLLITKMKRNKKRSIGPEQNPLKNLELDQMLKEGCTFTVLDQPISLDRLQLRNIDQLNASSSGLPHSFIVMHQNRYQQCIGAFILQAASEAVKRVWMSKIEGAVTALLKQDSQQARVKSSSLWLESSQI